The proteins below come from a single Panicum hallii strain FIL2 chromosome 7, PHallii_v3.1, whole genome shotgun sequence genomic window:
- the LOC112900644 gene encoding uncharacterized protein LOC112900644 — translation MAQKTLRQFSAPSSSHIPTGLNTDQGNEGFELKTGLVNMVPASPFYGKASEDANAHLQNFLEVSSAINPRGTTMENIHLRLFPFSLVEKAKMWFYTNKDPFTTWDACSNAFLAKYFSVGNTNALRNMISRFQQLQDETIPEAWEHLQEYITACPHHNMEEWLIIQNFFHGLSQRAQDHIDAAVGGAFLSLNVARAKALIDKIASNQSWKGDRQLAHAKGVHQIDGVDMLVAKMDLLMKKLESPHQEFNQIMESRITYETCGDTGHSGNSCLTTQEDVDFNGNNNPNNSGYYSQQGWNSKPNLPFSQQQGNNFNNNFHPSLKDLVYGQKQNNDNISKKFQANHKILESLAAQLEGFNSIIKNQLSFNKMIETQVAQLASSCPNHNSGKLLGQPEVNPKESVNAVTTWTGKSTQDPPHPQDAGTRWKTVTTRDAKAEDEVQEEAEESNTTATQGETEEVPRGSLEYHDTTALPFSERRRTLVLDEQFGKFVEVPTYAKYIKDILRNKKTLPNIRLCNLRRSVAQKYWILSRRRRKTQDPPPSHVQLEPNTSNTLFLADQSVRYPAGIAENILVKMRNFFVPVDFVVLDMEVDTKTPLILGRPFLSTANAHIDVGAGEIQLNINGPKERFTFRPKVEQCSQVKTFNRKKKFEKEPEKPSTPSIEDLIKFVESLQI, via the exons ATGGCTCAGAAGACACTTCGTCAATTCTCAGCCCCGTCTAGTAGCCATATCCCTACTGGATTGAACACCGACCAAGGCAATGAAGGCTTTGAGCTGAAGACCGGACTTGTTAACATGGTCCCAGCAAGTCCTTTCTATGGTAAGGCATCAGAGGATGCCAATGCTCATCTTCAGAACTTTCTGGAAGTGAGTAGcgcaatcaaccctagaggcaCTACAATGGAAAACATTCATCTTCGTCTGTTCCCATTCTCTCTGGTTGAAAAAGCAAAGATGTGGTTCTACACCAACAAGGATCCATTCACCACATGGGATGCCTGCTCTAATGCATTCCTAGCCAAGTACTTTTCGGTGGGCAACACCAACGCCCTTCGGAACATGATTTCCAGGTTTCAACAACTCCAGGATGAAACCATCCCGGAAGCCTGGGAACATCTCCAGGAATACATCACAGCATGCCCACACCACAACATGGAAGAGTGGTTGATCATCCAAAACTTCTTCCATGGTCTGAGTCAGCGAGCGCAAGACCACATAGATGCAGCAGTAGGAGGAGCATTTCTCTCCCTCAACGTTGCAAGAGCTAAGGCGCTCATCGACAAAATTGCCTCCAACCAGAGTTGGAAGGGAGATAGGCAACTAGCCCATGCTAAAGGAGTGCACCAAATTGATGGTGTAGATATGCTAGTAGCCAAGATGGATCTTCTCATGAAAAAGCTGGAATCTCCGCACCAGGAGTTCAACCAGATCATGGAGTCTCGGATCACATATGAGACATGTGGCGATACTGGGCACTCGGGCAACAGTTGCCTGACGACTCAAGAGGATGTGGACTTCAATGGGAACAACAATCCCAATAACTCAGGCTACTATTCTCAGCAAGGTTGGAACTCCAAGCCCAACCTCCCCTTCAGCCAACAACAAGGTAACAACTTTAATAACAATTTTCATCCTTCGTTAAAAGACCTAGTGTACGGCCAAAAACAAAATAATGATAACATTAGCAAGAAATTTCAAGCTAATCATAAAATTTTGGAGTCTTTGGCCGCACAGCTAGAGGGGTTTAACTCTATTATTAAAAATCAGCTGAGCTTCAATAAAATGATAGAAACCCAAGTAGCTCAGCTGGCCTCATCTTGCCCTAACCATAACTCGGGAAAGCTACTCGGGCAACCGGAAGTGAACCCCAAGGAAAGTGTGAACGCGGTGACTACGTGGACTGGAAAGTCCACGCAGGATCCACCCCATCCGCAGGATGCAGGTACACGGTGGAAGACCGTGACCACCAGGGATGCCAAAGCTGAAGACGAAGTGCAGGAGGAGGCCGAAGAATCCAACACCACTGCTACCCAAGGAGAAACTGAGGAAGTCCCAAGGGGTTCCCTAGAGTACCACGATACAACTGCCTTACCGTTTTCGGAACGGAGAAGGACGCTAGTGCTCGACGAGCAATTCGGCAAGTTCGTCGAG GTTCCTACGTATGCCAAGTATATCAAGGATATCCTTAGAAACAAGAAGACCCTGCCGAACATAAGGTTGTGCAACTTACGGAGGAGTGTAGCGCAGAAATACTGGATCCTCTCCCGGAGAAGAAGAAAGACCCAGGATCCCCCGCCATCGCATGTTCAATTGGAGCCCAACACTTCAAACACGCTCTTT TTAGCGGACCAGTCGGTTCGTTATCCCGCGGGGATTGCCGAAAATATTCTGGTGAAAATGCGGAACTTTTTCGTCCCCGTTGATTTCGTCGTCCTCGACATGGAGGTCGACACCAAGACCCCTCTCATTTTGGGAAGGCCGTTCTTGAGCACGGCGAATGCACACATTGATGTGGGAGCTGGAGAAATCCAGCTCAACATTAATGGGCCGAAAGAGAGAttcaccttcagaccgaaggtcGAACAATGCTCACAGGTCAAAACATTCAACCGGAAGAAGAAATTCGAGAAAGAGCCGGAGAAGCCATCAACCCCATCCATCGAAGACCTCATCAAATTCGTGGAAAGTCTGCAGATTTGA